Proteins encoded by one window of Cervus canadensis isolate Bull #8, Minnesota chromosome 18, ASM1932006v1, whole genome shotgun sequence:
- the LOC122420034 gene encoding zinc finger protein 548-like: protein MTPAQGFVVFEDVAIYFSQEEWGLLDEAQRLLYCQVMLQNIALLSSVGCRHGTQNEVALSEQHDVAARSQVKTPKPGPCIQKPHLCKTCGPLLKDTMCLSGHGGTQPEQEVSTCRESPSQHPKEPCQRRLPGWGEGKTFCVKNDSAHVTDQTWPCRVKGQEFLARSSILQHQAPHTEGKQHSDMEGRAASESRQNDDKRSECGKTFSQEHALVEHQKNLCCESGKTLIRRFHLVQQQKTDTETRFSEQLGCGRFSAQRSGITAHHTVHTRSVPYECSQCGKCVKDSFTLSVHQRVHTGEKPYKCSECGKFFRYSFTLKRHQEVHIGEKPYECSVCKKFFVDSSRLIIHQKVHTRGRRFECSKCGKFFRYRFTLERHQKVHIGERPYECSVCGKLFRHNSNHIRHRRNHTGERPYECSVCGRLFSQNSHLIRHQNVHTREKTYECSKCGKFFMDSSTLIIHQRVHTGEKPYECRECGKVFRYNSSLIKHRRVHTGERPYECVSCGRGFSQNSHLLRHQEVHTKEYCKQGKTSKQSLV, encoded by the coding sequence GTTGTCGGCATGGCACCCAGAATGAGGTGGCCCTTTCAGAGCAGCATGATGTGGCTGCAAGGTCACAGGTCAAGACTCCAAAGCCAGGCCCATGCATCCAGAAGCCTCACCTGTGTAAGACGTGCGGCCCACTCTTGAAAGACACTATGTGCCTGTCTGGGCACGGTGGGACACAACCTGAGCAGGAGGTGTCCACATGTCGGGAGAGTCCTTCCCAGCATCCAAAGGAGCCATGTCAAAGGAGACTCCCTggatggggtgaggggaagaCTTTCTGTGTGAAGAACGACAGTGCTCACGTGACAGATCAGACCTGGCCTTGTCGGGTGAAAGGGCAGGAGTTCCTAGCCCGATCCAGCATTCTccagcaccaggcccctcacacGGAAGGGAAACAGCACAGTGACATGGAGGGAAGGGCAGCCTCTGAAAGTAGACAGAATGATGACAAGCGCAGTGAATGTGGGAAGACGTTTAGCCAAGAACACGCACTTGTTGAGCACCAGAAAAACCTTTGCTGTGAAAGCGGGAAGACCTTAATCAGAAGGTTCCACCTGGTTCAGCAGCAGAAAACCGACACTGAGACAAGATTCTCTGAGCAGCTTGGATGTGGAAGGTTCTCTGCACAAAGGTCTGGCATCACTGCACACCATACAGTTCACACTAGGTCAGTGCCTTATGAGTGCAGCCAGTGTGGGAAGTGTGTTAAGGACAGCTTCACACTCAGTGTTCATCAGCGAGTTCACACAGGAGAAAAGCCATATAAGTGCAGcgaatgtggaaaattctttaggtACAGCTTCACACTCAAAAGACATCAGGAAGTTCACATTGGAGAAAAACCATATGAGTGCAGTGTGTGCAAGAAATTTTTTGTAGACAGCTCCAGGCTCATTATTCATCAGAAAGTTCACACTCGGGGAAGGCGTTTTGAATGCAGCAAATGTGGGAAATTCTTTAGGTACCGCTTCACACTTGAGAGGCATCAGAAAGTGCACATtggagaaaggccttatgagTGCAGCGTATGTGGGAAACTCTTTAGGCATAACTCAAATCACATTAGGCATCGGAGAAATCACACTGGAGAAAGACCTTATGAGTGCAGTGTATGTGGTAGACTCTTCAGTCAAAACTCCCACCTCATTCGGCACCAAAATGTCCACACCAGAGAAAAAACTTACGAATGTAGCAAATGTGGGAAATTCTTTATGGACAGCTCCACCCTCATTATTCATCAGAGAGTccacactggagaaaagccttatGAGTGCAGAGAATGTGGGAAAGTCTTTAGGTACAACTCCAGCCTCATTAAACATCGGAGAGTTCACACTGGGGAAAGGCCTTATGAATGTGTCAGCTGTGGGAGAGGCTTTAGCCAAAACTCCCACCTCCTTCGACATCAAGAAGTTCACACTAAAGAATATTGCAAACAGGGGAAGACTTCAAAGCAAAGTCTGGTCTGA
- the LOC122420061 gene encoding ubiquitin-conjugating enzyme E2 N-like produces the protein MAGLPRRIIKETQRLLAEPVPGIKAEPDESNAHYFHVVIAGPQDSPFEGGTFKLELFLPEEYPMAAPKVRFMTKIYHPNVDKLGRICLDILKDKWSPALQIRTVLLSIQALLSAPNPDDPLANDVAEQWKTNEAQAIETARAWTRLYAMNNI, from the coding sequence ATGGCCGGGCTGCCCCGCAGGATTATCAAGGAAACCCAGCGTTTGCTGGCAGAACCAGTTCCTGGCATTAAAGCAGAACCAGATGAGAGCAACGCCCATTATTTTCATGTGGTCATTGCCGGCCCTCAGGATTCCCCCTTTGAGGGAGGGACTTTTAAACTTGAACTATTCCTTCCAGAAGAATACCCAATGGCAGCCCCTAAAGTACGTTTCATGACCAAAATTTATCATCCTAATGTAGACAAGTTGGGAAGAATATGTTTAGATATTTTGAAAGATAAGTGGTCCCCAGCACTGCAGATCCGCACAGTTCTGCTATCGATCCAGGCTTTGTTAAGTGCTCCCAATCCAGATGATCCATTAGCAAATGATGTAGCGGAGCAATGGAAGACCAACGAAGCCCAAGCCATAGAAACAGCTAGAGCATGGACTAGGCTATATGCCATGAATAATATTTAA